The Spirochaetota bacterium genome segment GCAATGCGCCTTCGTTGAGCTTTTGGCCTTTTTCGTTCACAACGTTAATAACTGAATTCAACTTGACGAGCATCTCCCCTTTGCCATTCTCAAACCTGTCCCGGCCTTCAAACCAGAACAAACTATTCATTGTGACATCCACCACCCAGATAAACGAAGGTATATCTATGGTGGTATATTGATATGCTGTTGCGTTATACCATGTATCCTGCTGTGGTTTCATTTTAAGCTTGGCGTGGTGTATAACCTTTGCACTACTGATATACGGTTTTCCAATAACTCCTGAATGAATAAGCCATTGTTTCACTGGAGCAGGTAATGTAGCTATATCTTGCTTTGATATAATTCTTTCTTTTGAAATGTTAGTCTGACTCAATATATGTGCAATTTCACCATTAACAAATTTTTGAAAACTATATTGCCCGTAGGATACAAGTACCACTAAAAGAATGATACGATTATTCCAAATATATATTTCATATTTTCAATCCTTCTTGAAATGAGATTGGATGCTATTCAAGAAACAAGTCGTAATATTTTCTTTAAAAAAAGAAGCCCATAATTATTTTTTGCTTTGTTATTTATCACAATCTATTATCACAACTTTTTTACAATTAGCCAGAATAGTGTCATATGAATCTTGATAAAAAATGCCTCTAAAATAATGTACTGCACCCTTTAAAATTTAATTTGCTCATTGCGTAGCAATAGTATCAAATTTTTTATTGACCATCTTGTATATATTTAAATCCAAGTTTAATTGATAATTCTGCTTTTATACATTCTTTCCCTAGATATGCAGCATGTGATAGCTGGGAAACCCACCCGTTTTTAATTATAGTTCCGTAGATACTCTTTGCATCTTTACCCTCAATTACTCTTAACAATGTATTGTCATACGAATAATGTTCCACTATAATGATCTGTTTTTCAGGTTTTGTAAGGATTACAAAATAACCAGCTTTGTCCATTTCAACTATTTGGGGATTCTGCGCCTGGATTACAGGCACAGTAGAAATAGTATATGACCTAGGTTCTACCCTGCTTTCTGCACATACGCGCGGCGAAACAATATCTAACGAATGCTTCCTTATTTCCTCCACTATTTTTCCAACATCTTCACATCCAATCATATCTACTACTCTCACCTGGTTGCGGAAAATATCTACTTCCTGTTTTGTTACATTTCTTAAAACTGGATATCTACCAGGGGAGTTTATAACACGCATGGTTTCATTAACTCCGTTTTCCCATAGCGCATGAAGTGTTTTCCCACTATAATGTCCTTGTGGTTCTTTTCCAACCAACAGAAGAATTTTAATAGTATTATTTGTAATAATATTTTTTATCACTTTATCAATGCCTATATTTTCTGTTTCAGTTTTACCCACGATGCAAAGTTCTTTGGGTCTTGCACTGGCAAGCATACCAGCAAGTTCCACACTGGCAAGGGTTGAAACGGCAACAGGGCAATCTGGGCCTTCACTCAAAACAAAATATTCTCCAGGGACTGGCGGCCAGCTTTGCTTTTGTATATTGAGGACATTCAATACTTTTGTAGAGGAAGGGGGCTTAAAATATTCATTGAATATATTCATTGCTACTGCTGGAAAGCAATGTTTACATCCAAGGCAATTATATTTTACCTCCTCCATTTGCAAAAGCCATTTCTCTACTTTTTTTAATAAATCTAGATACTCATCAATTTGAAGAGACCCAATCGAATTATGAAGTAGCTCAAGTGTTTCCTTCATGCATCCGCATCGTTTACATTTTTCAAGTACCATGCCCTGTGAGAGTTGGTTCAAAATGGTGCTTATTTTATCTATTTTATCTTTTCTTTCCATATTTCAACCCCCTGATCGGGGCTGTCTAAAAAAAAGTTTTGTTACAAATTATGCTGTGCCTATCTCAATAATTCTACCACAAAATGTTGCAAAGATATATTAAAATAAATGTAATATAAAATCAAGTAATTGCAAATTTACAAAATAACCTCTTTTAAAATATCTTATAATGCAAACATTCAAAAAAATAATGTATATGCCATAATGCTAATAATTACAATTGCTTATTGTGGGTATGATTACACATTGTGTAGAGTTAAAATGAAAAAAATAAAACATTTTGATTTAGCCTAACGGTTTTTGCCACACATAGTTTTCATGGAATATAGCTGAGGTTAGGTAAAGTTTTTATAACGCTTTAAATATTGTACCCTATACCCTTAAAAAAAGTATAACAGAAAACCCCATCTGATTGCATTGTTCTGTATAAATCCTGAATTCCTTTATCAAATGAAATTTTATCAATAGTAGAACTGCTTATCGCTTTCTCTTTTATTCCTTCAATCATAGCTGTGAAAGTATTTTTAATGAATCCTTCAACAAGGTAAGTTGAACCATACATAATCATTATTCATTTTAGTTTTACCTTCCAAATTACATATGCCCCCTCCCCTACAGTGTGTAAAAGATGCTTGGAAGAAGCATTGTACTCCTACTAGATAATAAAAAATTTAGCAAAAAATTTATTACAGGAGGTGCACAATGCTACAACCAAAGTATAAAAATGATCAGGATAATTGTAACAAAAAATTTTTCACAAACCGATACGAAAAAATTGTACAGCAGTACGAGGATCCAATTAAAAGTAAGAAAAACATTGGAGTAGTAAATAAATTTTATGAATTGCAAATTCAGAAATGAAGTGCAACACAAGATGAAAAAAAAGTAGCCTCATAAGGAGTATATCCAATAAAGTGATTGTTGATCCAAAACAACACATATGGAGGATAAGCTCTTATGAGACTAAATACACATCTAACAAATAGCGAACGTGAAATCATCCAGAAAATGGTGTATGCACAAGAAAAATTTTCACTACGGAAAATTGCACGAATGATAGGCCGCTTGACATTTACTGTGTTACGAGAACTCAATTAGAAATTATAATCTTTCTCAAGAGGAAAAACGAGAAATAGAGCATCTTGAAGGAAATTTAATAGAAAGTAAAGGAAAAGATGCATACCTTGTGACACTGGTTGATAGATTTTCTGCATACACTTGGGCAATTAAAGTTCCCTCAAACAATGCAGAGACAGTCCTCCGTGCAATCATTGAAGCATTAGACAAAATGCCACCTTTAAGCATTAATGCTATCATCTTCGATAATGGAAAAGAGTTTAACCATTATAGAAAGATAGAGGAAGCTTTGGGGTGTGATGTCTATTTTGCAAATCCTTATGCAGCATATCAACGAGGATTAAATGAACATATAAACAGACAGTATCGTCGTCATATGCCAAAAAATAAAAGATTTGCACACTTGACAGATGATGATGTTCGCGCTATACAGGATGCAATAAATGTAAAACCAAGAAAATCACGGAATTTCACTAATTATTCCTAAACGAAAAAAATACTATTAATTAAAAAAGCCTCCTTACAGAATGACATATAATAAAACACTATAAGGAGGCTTCAAAATGAAATTAGCAACGATATGAATA includes the following:
- a CDS encoding helix-turn-helix domain-containing protein, with the translated sequence MRLNTHLTNSEREIIQKMVYAQEKFSLRKIARMIGRLTFTVLRELN
- a CDS encoding IS30 family transposase, whose protein sequence is MEHLEGNLIESKGKDAYLVTLVDRFSAYTWAIKVPSNNAETVLRAIIEALDKMPPLSINAIIFDNGKEFNHYRKIEEALGCDVYFANPYAAYQRGLNEHINRQYRRHMPKNKRFAHLTDDDVRAIQDAINVKPRKSRNFTNYS